CCAGCGCCGGGCCGACCTCACTGGGCACCGAGGAATTCTCGATCTTGATGGTGTCGCCCGGCTGCAGGTAGTGACCGGGGTTGCCGGTGGACACCAGGTCCAGGTACTGCTCGCCGACGGCCGACACCGAATGCACGTTCGCGGTCGCGTCGGCGGGGATCTTGTACCGCTTGTCGATGCTCATCACCGCCAGCGCACCGGTGTCGGTCGGCTCGACCCGGGTCACCTTGCCGATCTGGGTGCCGCGGTAGGTCACGTTGGCGGTGGCGTACAGCCCGCCGGACCGCGGCAACTCCGCCTTGAGCTCGTACTGGCCGATGCCCACCAGCGCCGGGATGCGCAGGTAGTACCACCCCAGGACCACCACCGCGATGATCGTCAGGATGGTGAACAGCACCAACTGGATCTTGACGAATCTGGTCAGTACCACTCACTCACCCCTCTCGATCAGCGGTCCGCCGGGCACGTTGTTCGCGTTCGGCGTGAACCGCACGTCGGGGATCATCGTCGCCGGATCGCGGCCCCAGGCCTGCTCGAGCGCGCGCAGCATGCCCGAGACACCGGTGCCGGACAGCACCCCGTTGTCCAGCGCGGACAGCGTGAGGTCGATCATCAGCGACACGTTGAGGTAGTCGCCGCGGACCACCTTCGGCACGTTCTCGATCGAGAACGGCGCGGTGAGCATCAGTTTCAGCGCCCCGGTCAGGTACGGCGAGGCGCGGCCCAGCTGCTTGAGCGGGCGCTGCAGGTTCTGCAGGTTGGTGTGCAGGTTGTCCGCCGCCGGCGACAGCGCGTTGTCGGCGGCCACGCTGATCCGCCCGACCGCCTCGACCGCGTCGACGAACAGGTCCTGGGTGTCGGCGAAATGCTTGATCAGCGGCGGGAACTCGGTCAGCACCCGGTCGAGCGTGGCGTTGCGCTGCGCGACGATGTTCAGCAGCTCGTTGGTGGAGTCGATCGCCCGGGTGATGTCGTCGGTCTGCTTGTTGAGCTCCGCGGTGAACGTGTCGAGTCTGCCGAGGAACTCCCGGATCTGACCAGCCCGGCCGTTGAGGATGTTGAACACCTCGGTCTGGATGGTCTCGAGGTTCTCCACCCCGCCGCCACGCAGGATGAGGGCGATGCTGGCCAGCACCCGCTCGGTGGACGGGAACGACTCGGTGGAGTCCATCGGGATGACGGCCCCGCTGCGCAGCGGCTCCGGCGACGCGTCCTTCGGCGCGATCAGCTCGACGTGCTGCGAACCCAGCAGGCTGGTCTGGCCGATGGCGGCGCGCACGTTGGCGGGCAGCTTGACGTGCGGCTCGAGGTCGATCGTCAGCGTCGGCACCCAGTCCTTGAGCTCGATGGCCCGCACCCGGCCGACGTAGACGTCGGCGACGCGCACCCGGCTGTTGACGTTGAGCGCCAACGTGTCCGCCATCTGCACGTAGATCGTGATGCGGTCCGAGCCGGTGCCCGGGCCGCCGGGCAGCGGCACGTTGGCGATCCCGCGCCACGACCCGCACGAGGTCAGCAGCAGCGCGATCGCGGTCAGCGCGACGGCGCGCCGCGCGAGTCTGCCCATCCTGCGCGCACTCATGGTTGCCCTTCGTCTCTCGCGCATCGGCTCACTCACCCCCCTGCCTCGGCCGGTAGCGGTGGCCCGGCGGGCGCGCCGGCTGGTGCGGGACCCGGCCCCGGCACGGGCATCGGCCCGACCATGGCCGCGCCACCCGGATCGCCGGGGATCACGCCCGGCGCGGGCCCGGGCGGCGGGCCCGGCTGCGGATACCACGGCGGCGGCAGCGGGTTGCGTTCGTCGAACGCGTTCGGCGGGCCGGGCAGGTTGCCGTCCCGGACGGTGCCGAACGCCGGTGGGGCGGCGGGGATCACGCAGTCCGGCCCGCCCAGCAGCTCGGCCAGGCACTCCGGCGTCATCATGTTCGCGGTGAACGGCTGCACCTCCACGCCCTGCATGCCGGGTGCGGCGACCCAGCCGGGTTCGTGGTTGCCGTGCGAGAACAAGGTGTCGCGGGAGAAGATGCCCGGCACCGTGGTGTCCTTGTAGCCCGGCGGCGGCTGCAGCCGCGGCTCGGAGTAGGCCACGTGCTTCGGCAGCACCATCGCCGAGCTGAACTGGTTGAGGCCGAACGGCGGGTAGTTGAACTTGATCGCGTCCAGGATCGGCGCCAGGTACTGCGCGCACAGCTCCGCCGACTCCTGGTAGCCCAGCCGGCTGCCGGCCTGGATCGCGCTGCAGACGAACTGCAGCGGGTTGGCGAAGTTGTTGATCACCGGGATGCTCATCACGCCGCCGGTCACCGGCGAGATGATGTTCATCAGGTTCGCGCCCAGGTTCGGGAACACGTGCAGCGCGGTCTCCAACCCGTCGCGCGGATCGGGCTGCATGATCGCGTTGGTGACGTCGGCCAGGTTCTGCACGTCGTGGACCAGCACCTCGGCGTTCTCGTCGAGGAACTGCCGCACGGTCGACAGCAGCTCGTTGAGGTCCGCCAGCGCGTTGGCCACCTCGTTGTTGGTGTTGGTGAACGTGCTGGTGAAGGTGGCCAGGTCGCGGTTGAGCGCGACGAACTGCTGGTCGCTCTTGTACAGCGCGTTGACGAACAGCGCCAGGCTCTTGACCACTTCGAAGAAGTCGGTGCTGCCCCGGTTGAGGGTGTAGAGCGCCTCCGAGAGCGCCTTGAGCGTCCGGTTGAGCTGCTTGCCCTTGCCGGCGAAACCGTCGGCGGCCGATTCGATGATGTCGCCGAACGGGCCCCGGGGCTGCTCGGGGGTGGGACCGAGTTCGCTCAGGATCCGGTTCAGTGAGTCGCGCAGCTCGTCGTACTCCACCGGCACCTGGGTGCGGTCCACGTCGAGCTCCGCGCCGTCCTTGAGCACCGGACCGCCGGTGTAGGGCGGGGAGAGCTGGATGGTGCGGGACGCCACCAGGCTCGGGTTGAGGATCGTGGCGGTGGCGTTCTCGGGCACCTTGTACTTCTTCTCGTAGTGGAAGGTGACCTTCATCTTGTCGCCGGCGGGTTCGATCTTGTCGATCGAGCCCACCTGGACGCCCATGATCTGCACCTTGTCACCCGGGTACAGGGCGAGGGTGTCCTCGAAGTACGCCACCACCGTGTTGGTGGTCAGCTCCCGGTACAGCTTGAAGCCGACGAACGCGGCGATCAGCCCGAGGATCGCGACCAGCGTGGAGATGATCACGGTCACCCGTGACAGCCGCGGCAACCGGATGTGGCGAATGTCAAAGATCGTCGACATCGATCAGCCTCCTCCCTGTCCCTGGGAGAGCGGCGGCAGGAACGGCGGGTTGCCGGGCAGCGGCGGGGTGCCGGCCGGACCGGGGTCGGGGCCGGGCCCCGGTGGTGGCGGCGGCCCGGTGAGCGCCGGCGGCAGCGGGGCGATGCCCGGGGTGAAGTCCGGCGGGCTGGGCACCGGCTCCAGCGGAACGGTGCGGCTGCCGGGCGGCCCCGGATCGGTGACCGGCACCTGCTGGCCCGGAACGCTCGGCGGCAGCTGGCCCGGGATCGCCGCGGCGGGATGCCCCGGTGCGGGCTGCGGGCCGTGCGCGTTCGGGTTCGAGGTGATGACGTTGGGCACCGGGCCGTACGGCGCACCGCCGAACGGTCCGACCGACAGGTGCGAGCACGGCAGCGGGTTGTCCGGTCGCGGCAGCCCGTCGGCCGGCGGGGTGTAGGAGCACGGATGCCCGGGCGGCACCGCGGGGCCGGGATGTTCGGGGGTGCCCTCCAGCACCGCGGGTCCCGGCGGCGGCGCGCCGTTCTCGAAACCGACCCCGTTCGGGTCGGGGAACCGCCACGCCGGCAGGCCGGCGTCGCGCCAGAACTTCTCCGGGTCGATGCCGCGCTTCTTGAACGCGGCGTCGATGAACGGCTGCAGGATCTGGCCGGGCAGCAGGTTCACCAGCATGACCTTGAAGTACGGCCCGGAGGCCACCACCTCACCGAGCGACGCCACGAAGTTGGCCACCGTGGTGAGGGTGTCCATCAGGTCGAAGCGGCGCTCGGCGAGGATGTCGCTGACCTCGCGCAGCTGCTCGAGCACCTTGTTGAGGTTCGGATTGTCGTTGATCAGGCCGCGCACCTGCTCGGAGAACGCCGCCACCCGCTCCAGCAGCATGCTGATCGCGTACTGGCGCTGGTTGATCGCCGCGAGCAGCGACTGCGCGTTGACCAGCAGCGCATGGATCTGCTCGCTGCGGCTGCCCAGCACCCCGGCCACCTTGTTGGCGTTGGCCAGCAGCTCGCGGACCTGCTGGTCGCGCTTGCCGACGGTCTCCGACAGCCGCGCCACCCCGTCGAAGGCCGCGCTCAGGTGCGGTGAGGTCTGGTCGATGGTCTCGGACAACACGTTCAGCGACTGCTTGACCAGGTCGGTGTCCCACTCCGAGGACGCCTCGGTGACGTCGAAGAACGCGTCGTAGATCTGGTACGGCGTGGTGGTCTGGCCCAGCGGCAGCACCCCGTTGGAGCGCAACGGCTGGTCGCCGCGCGGTTCGATCTCGATGTTGCGCCGGCCCAGGATGGTGTCGGTGCGGATGGCGGCCCGGCTGTCGGTGCCGATCTGGGTGCCGCCCAGGGTGAATCCGATCTTCACCCGGTCGCCATCGATCTCCATGCTGCGCACCAGGCCGACGTCGACGCCGGAGATGCGCACCTTGTCACCTTTGAGCAGGCCGCCGGTGTCGGAGAAGTGCGCGTAGTAGACCGGCGTGGCGAACAGCATCGGCACGCTGGCGAAGCTCTGCCCGACGCCGATGACGAGCACCGTGACGATGATGCCCATCAACCCCTTGCGGACGCGGTCCGACCCTTCGAGCGTTCTCATTGCGGCGTGCACCTACCCGAGGGCTGGCTGAACAGCTTGACCGTGCGCACCGGGCCGCCCGGCTGCGCCCCGTTGAGCCGCACCGAGATGTCGCAGGCGTAGAAGTTGAAGAAGTCGCCGTAGACACCGCCCGCGCGGCCGATGATCTTGAAGGCGGTGGGCAGCCGGACCAGGATGTCGTTGAGCCGGTCCTTCTGCTGGATCAGCGGGTCCTGCACCACCTCGAGGTGGCCGACGGTCTGCTGCAGCAGCGGCCGGTTGTCGGCCAGCAGGTCGGCGACGGTGCCGGCGGCGTCGCTGATCCCGGCCACCGAGGTCGCGATCGGGTCGCGCTGGTTCTTCAGCCCGGTGATCAGCCGCTCGAAGTCCTGCAGCGTCTCGTCGAACTCCTTCTGGTGGCGCACCGTGGTTTCCAGCACCGTGTTGAGGTTGGTGATCACCTCGCCGATGGCCTGGTCCCGGTCCGCGAGATCCGAGGTCAGCTGCGCGGTCTGGTCCAGGATGTCGCTGATCGTGCCGCCCTGGCCGCCGAAGACGGTGATGATCGACTCGGCGATCGAGTTGACCTTCTCCGGGTCCAGGGCGCGGAACACCGGGCGGAATCCGCCGATCAGCGCGTCGAGGTCGAGCGCGGGGGTGGTGCGATCGATCGGGATGGTGGCGCCGGGCGGCAGGCGGTCGTTGCTGTCGCCGCGGGACAGTTCCAGGTAGCGGTCGCCGATCAGGTTGAGGTACCGGATCTGTGCGGTGGTTCCCTGGTACAGCGGCAGCGAGCGGTCGACGTTGAAGTCGACCTTGACCTGGCTGCCGCCGTTGATCAACTCGACCTTGGACACCTTGCCGACCTCCACGCCGCCGGCGCGGACGAACTGGCCGGCACGCAATCCGCTGGCGCTGCTGAAGATCGCCGAGTAGCCGGTGGTCCGGTCGAACCGCACCTGTCCGAACACGATCACGATGATCGCGGTGAACATCAGCAGCACCACGGAGAAGATGCCGAGCTTGATTGCGGTTCCGGTGATTCTCATGGGTTGATCGTGTTCTCCCCCACCTGACGTCCCCAGACGTACTCGATCAGGATCGGCTGACCCAGTTCGAAGTGGTTGTAGGGCGCGATCGAGGCGCCGGTGTCCATCACCAGGTACGGCGCCGGCCACAGGTCACGGGTGACCGGCTGCCAGCAGCCCGGCCGGCCGCCGGGGCCGCCGCGGGCGTTCACCCGGGGCAGGTTGTCCGGGTAGACGTACGGGTTGCCGGCGCCCATCAGCTCCGACAGCGTCCGCAGCGAGTACCCGTTACCGCCCAGCGACGCAGCCACTTTGGGCTCGACGTCGTGGTAGTTGCGGATGGTGCAGAACAGCGCCGGGGAGTATTCGTCGAGGATCTCCGAGGGCCGGATCAGGTCCTCGGCACCCCGCACCAGATACGGTCCGCCGCGCTCGAAGACGTCGCCGCCGTTGTTGCCGAACCCGACGGCGGCCATCAGCGCCTGATCCACGTTGGCGCGCTGCTCGTTGAGGGTCGCGGCGGTGGTGACGGCCGAGTCCAGGCCGCTGAACAGATCCGGCGCGGCGTCGGCGTACACCTCGCCCAGATCGGCCAGCAGCTGGTTGTCGCGGCGGATCTGCGGCAGCTGCGGGTTGATGTCCGCCAGGATCTCGTTGCCGTCGACGATGGACTGGCCGAACCGGTCACCCAGC
The window above is part of the Mycolicibacterium hassiacum DSM 44199 genome. Proteins encoded here:
- a CDS encoding virulence factor Mce family protein, which translates into the protein MSARRMGRLARRAVALTAIALLLTSCGSWRGIANVPLPGGPGTGSDRITIYVQMADTLALNVNSRVRVADVYVGRVRAIELKDWVPTLTIDLEPHVKLPANVRAAIGQTSLLGSQHVELIAPKDASPEPLRSGAVIPMDSTESFPSTERVLASIALILRGGGVENLETIQTEVFNILNGRAGQIREFLGRLDTFTAELNKQTDDITRAIDSTNELLNIVAQRNATLDRVLTEFPPLIKHFADTQDLFVDAVEAVGRISVAADNALSPAADNLHTNLQNLQRPLKQLGRASPYLTGALKLMLTAPFSIENVPKVVRGDYLNVSLMIDLTLSALDNGVLSGTGVSGMLRALEQAWGRDPATMIPDVRFTPNANNVPGGPLIERGE
- a CDS encoding virulence factor Mce family protein; amino-acid sequence: MSTIFDIRHIRLPRLSRVTVIISTLVAILGLIAAFVGFKLYRELTTNTVVAYFEDTLALYPGDKVQIMGVQVGSIDKIEPAGDKMKVTFHYEKKYKVPENATATILNPSLVASRTIQLSPPYTGGPVLKDGAELDVDRTQVPVEYDELRDSLNRILSELGPTPEQPRGPFGDIIESAADGFAGKGKQLNRTLKALSEALYTLNRGSTDFFEVVKSLALFVNALYKSDQQFVALNRDLATFTSTFTNTNNEVANALADLNELLSTVRQFLDENAEVLVHDVQNLADVTNAIMQPDPRDGLETALHVFPNLGANLMNIISPVTGGVMSIPVINNFANPLQFVCSAIQAGSRLGYQESAELCAQYLAPILDAIKFNYPPFGLNQFSSAMVLPKHVAYSEPRLQPPPGYKDTTVPGIFSRDTLFSHGNHEPGWVAAPGMQGVEVQPFTANMMTPECLAELLGGPDCVIPAAPPAFGTVRDGNLPGPPNAFDERNPLPPPWYPQPGPPPGPAPGVIPGDPGGAAMVGPMPVPGPGPAPAGAPAGPPLPAEAGG
- a CDS encoding virulence factor Mce family protein — its product is MRTLEGSDRVRKGLMGIIVTVLVIGVGQSFASVPMLFATPVYYAHFSDTGGLLKGDKVRISGVDVGLVRSMEIDGDRVKIGFTLGGTQIGTDSRAAIRTDTILGRRNIEIEPRGDQPLRSNGVLPLGQTTTPYQIYDAFFDVTEASSEWDTDLVKQSLNVLSETIDQTSPHLSAAFDGVARLSETVGKRDQQVRELLANANKVAGVLGSRSEQIHALLVNAQSLLAAINQRQYAISMLLERVAAFSEQVRGLINDNPNLNKVLEQLREVSDILAERRFDLMDTLTTVANFVASLGEVVASGPYFKVMLVNLLPGQILQPFIDAAFKKRGIDPEKFWRDAGLPAWRFPDPNGVGFENGAPPPGPAVLEGTPEHPGPAVPPGHPCSYTPPADGLPRPDNPLPCSHLSVGPFGGAPYGPVPNVITSNPNAHGPQPAPGHPAAAIPGQLPPSVPGQQVPVTDPGPPGSRTVPLEPVPSPPDFTPGIAPLPPALTGPPPPPGPGPDPGPAGTPPLPGNPPFLPPLSQGQGGG
- a CDS encoding virulence factor Mce family protein translates to MRITGTAIKLGIFSVVLLMFTAIIVIVFGQVRFDRTTGYSAIFSSASGLRAGQFVRAGGVEVGKVSKVELINGGSQVKVDFNVDRSLPLYQGTTAQIRYLNLIGDRYLELSRGDSNDRLPPGATIPIDRTTPALDLDALIGGFRPVFRALDPEKVNSIAESIITVFGGQGGTISDILDQTAQLTSDLADRDQAIGEVITNLNTVLETTVRHQKEFDETLQDFERLITGLKNQRDPIATSVAGISDAAGTVADLLADNRPLLQQTVGHLEVVQDPLIQQKDRLNDILVRLPTAFKIIGRAGGVYGDFFNFYACDISVRLNGAQPGGPVRTVKLFSQPSGRCTPQ
- a CDS encoding MCE family protein gives rise to the protein MTTAPLNDPRTPPYKLAGAVLTLLTVAVIVLVYLLFRGDLLVREPVTLIASRAGLSMDPGSKVTYNGVEIGRVTKVDITERGDVPYAEITLAVDPKWFKYIPRNVEADISATTVFGTKYVSLSTPPDPVPERLKGGDTLDVRDVTTEFNTLFETVVELARQVDPIKLNQTLSATAEALDGLGDRFGQSIVDGNEILADINPQLPQIRRDNQLLADLGEVYADAAPDLFSGLDSAVTTAATLNEQRANVDQALMAAVGFGNNGGDVFERGGPYLVRGAEDLIRPSEILDEYSPALFCTIRNYHDVEPKVAASLGGNGYSLRTLSELMGAGNPYVYPDNLPRVNARGGPGGRPGCWQPVTRDLWPAPYLVMDTGASIAPYNHFELGQPILIEYVWGRQVGENTINP